From one Eucalyptus grandis isolate ANBG69807.140 chromosome 9, ASM1654582v1, whole genome shotgun sequence genomic stretch:
- the LOC104418847 gene encoding glucose-1-phosphate adenylyltransferase large subunit 1, with protein MDSRCVALKANASLAQSNKSCLKNVDKGFLGERIRGSLDNSVWVKQVARNLRVEKKFKKAKPGVAFAVITSNTVAETLTIRSPVLHRPRADPKKVAAIILGGGAGIQLFPLTRRAATPAVPVGGCYRLIDIPMSNCINSGINKIFVLTQFNSASLNRHLARTYFGNGVNFGDGFVEVLAATQTPGETGKKWFEGTADAVRKFIWVFEDAKNRNIEDIIILAGDHLYRMDYMDFLQNHIDRNSAISVACTPVGESRASDYGLVKIDSRGQIVQFSEKPKGPDLTAMQVDTTTLGLSPQEAARSPYIASMGVYAFKTESLLNLLKWRYPTANDFGSEIIPSAVMEQDVQAYIFRDYWEDIGTIKSFYDANLALTEEVPKFEFYDPKTPIFTSPRFLPPTKIDNCKLKDAIISHGCFLRECRVERSIVGERSRLDSGVELKDTVMMGADYYQTESEIASLLAEGKVPIGIGKNTKIRNCIIDKNAKIGKDVAIVNKDGVEEADRPGDGFYIRLGITVILEKATIEDGTVI; from the exons ATGGATTCTCGCTGTGTGGCCCTCAAGGCCAACGCCTCTTTGGCTCAATCAAACAAGAGCTGTCTCAAGAATGTAGATAAGGGATTCTTGGGTGAGAGAATCAGAGGGAGCCTAGATAACAGTGTTTGGGTTAAACAGGTTGCTAGAAATCTGAGAGttgaaaaaaagttcaagaaggCGAAACCCGGAGTGGCTTTTGCTGTTATTACATCGAACACCGTTGCGGAGACCTTG ACTATTAGATCTCCGGTGTTGCATAGACCAAGAGCAGACCCAAAGAAAGTGGCCGCCATTATATTGGGGGGAGGTGCAGGGATTCAACTCTTCCCTCTCACCAGAAGAGCAGCCACGCCCGCT GTTCCGGTTGGTGGATGCTACAGGCTAATAGATATCCCAATGAGTAATTGCATTAACAGTGGCATAAACAAGATCTTTGTGCTGACCCAGTTCAACTCTGCTTCTCTTAATCGTCATCTGGCGCGCACTTACTTTGGAAATGGTGTCAATTTTGGAGATGGGTTTGTTGAG GTTCTGGCTGCTACTCAAACTCCTGGAGAAACGGGAAAGAAGTGGTTTGAAGGAACAGCGGATGCAGTAAGGAAATTCATTTGGGTGTTTGAG GATGCCAAAAACAGAAATATTGAGGACATAATAATTTTGGCGGGGGATCATCTTTACCGCATGGACTATATGGATTTTCTGCAG AATCATATTGACAGAAACTCTGCAATATCTGTTGCCTGTACTCCTGTGGGGGAAAG CCGGGCATCTGATTATGGATTGGTGAAGATAGACAGCAGAGGCCAAATTGTCCAATTTTCTGAAAAGCCTAAGGGTCCTGATCTGACAGCTATG CAAGTAGATACCACCACCCTAGGATTGTCTCCGCAAGAAGCTGCAAGATCTCCATATATTGCATCAATGGGAGTTTATGCCTTCAAGACGGAGTCCTTACTAAATCTTCTGAAGTGGAGGTACCCTACAGCCAATGACTTTGGATCTGAAATCATTCCCTCGGCTGTGATGGAGCAAGATGTCCAG GCTTATATTTTCCGCGATTACTGGGAGGATATAGGGACTATAAAGTCCTTCTATGATGCTAATTTGGCTCTCACAGAAGAG gttccaaaatttgaattttatgatcCGAAGACACCTATCTTCACGTCCCCTCGATTTCTTCCACCGACCAAGATAGACAACTGCAAG TTAAAGGATGCAATAATTTCCCACGGTTGCTTTTTGAGAGAGTGCCGCGTTGAACGCTCCATAGTGGGTGAACGCTCGCGCCTCGATTCTGGAGTTGAGCTGAAG GACACGGTGATGATGGGTGCAGACTATTACCAAACAGAATCCGAAATAGCTTCTCTGCTAGCGGAGGGGAAGGTGCCTATCGGGATAGGGAAGAACACAAAGATAAG GAACTGCATAATAGACAAGAACGCAAAGATTGGGAAAGATGTGGCCATTGTAAACAAAGAT GGAGTTGAAGAAGCAGATCGGCCAGGGGATGGGTTTTACATACGCTTGGGAATAACCGTGATACTGGAGAAGGCAACCATAGAAGATGGTACAGTTATATAA